TGAACAATGAAAAAGAATTGATTCCGGTTATCGTCAATGCCCAGGAAGAATTCTTTCAACAGGCAAACAAATACGATATTGACTTTTCTGATGTCAGGGGACAGGAAAATATTAAACGTGCCCTTGAGGTTGCTGTAGCCGGATCGCACAACATACTGATGATTGGACCCCCCGGCGCAGGAAAAACCATGCTGGCCAAACGGATTCCTACCATAATTCCTCCGCTCACCCTCGAAGAAGCCCTTGAAACAACAAAAATCCACTCCGTTGCCGGAAAAGTTGGCAAGGACATGGCCCTCCTTACCGTGCGCCCTTTCCGTGCCCCCCACCACACAACCTCCGATGTTGCCCTCGTGGGCGGTGGCACCTACCCCCAGCCGGGAGAAATTTCCCTGGCACACAACGGTGTGCTTTTTCTCGATGAACTCCCGGAATTCAAAAGAACTGTCCTCGAAGTCCTGCGACAGCCCCTCGAAGACAGAGTCATCACCGTGTCGCGGGCTAAATTCTCCGTTTCATACCCGGCCAGCTTCATGCTCGTTGCCTCCATGAACCCCTGCCCCTGCGGATATTTCAACCACCCCGAAAAAGAATGCGTCTGTTCGCCGGCCATCCGGCAAAAATACATCCACCGCATCTCAGGCCCCCTGCTCGACCGTATCGACATCCACATCGAGGTTGTGCCCGTCCCTTTCGAAAAACTCTCGGAACAACGAAACGGCGAAAGCAGTGCCGCCATCAGGGAACGGGTCATAAGAGCCAGAAAAATACAGGAAGAACGGTTCCGGGGTATCAAACATGTCCACTGCAATGCCCAGATGAGTTCCTCTCTCATCCGCAGGCACTGCCAGCTTTCTTCCCAGGGTCAGACCCTGCTGAAAAATGCCATGGATAAACTCGGACTTTCGGCCCGGGCTTACGACCGGATACTGAAGGTGGCACGCACCATTGCCGACCTCGACCAGAGCCAGGACATACGTACCGAACATCTGGCCGAAGCAATACAATACCGCAGCCTCGACAGGGAAACCTGGGGTACCTAACGGACGATCCTGGCGCTTCCTCCCTTTACGATTTTCTCTACTTCAGCAAGAGTGGCCATCGAAGTATCGCCGGGCGTCGTCATGGCCAGTGCTCCGTGAGCAGCTCCATACGCCACGGCAAGCTGCGGATCTTTCCCTTCCAGCAAAGCGTAAATCAGTCCGGATGCG
This window of the Bacteroidales bacterium genome carries:
- a CDS encoding YifB family Mg chelatase-like AAA ATPase, encoding MLVKTFAAAVQGIQAITVTIEVTTAQGAKYFLVGLPDNAVKESQQRIESALKSAGFKMPQRRLVINMAPADIRKEGSAYDLPIAIAILAAEEHIKPDKIGRYMMMGELSLDGNIQPIKGVLPMALRAKEDGFRGCILPRANAREAAVVNGLEIYGVEHISDVISFMNNEKELIPVIVNAQEEFFQQANKYDIDFSDVRGQENIKRALEVAVAGSHNILMIGPPGAGKTMLAKRIPTIIPPLTLEEALETTKIHSVAGKVGKDMALLTVRPFRAPHHTTSDVALVGGGTYPQPGEISLAHNGVLFLDELPEFKRTVLEVLRQPLEDRVITVSRAKFSVSYPASFMLVASMNPCPCGYFNHPEKECVCSPAIRQKYIHRISGPLLDRIDIHIEVVPVPFEKLSEQRNGESSAAIRERVIRARKIQEERFRGIKHVHCNAQMSSSLIRRHCQLSSQGQTLLKNAMDKLGLSARAYDRILKVARTIADLDQSQDIRTEHLAEAIQYRSLDRETWGT